In Halobacillus amylolyticus, the following proteins share a genomic window:
- the phnE gene encoding phosphonate ABC transporter, permease protein PhnE, giving the protein MWFKKRNILTCILLIVFIYISMRLTEFDVSKFKDFRNMIDFLSQWFPPNFSNLSGIIKDTLQTLAMAFLGSLLGLLIALPLSFLAARNTVPSRFIYHFGRVSLSFIRSVPEIVFGLILLTALGLGPFPAVIAIMLHNIGVLGKLISELIEAADPGPQEAMKAVGAKGWIVSLFSILPQIWPNVLSHYFYRFEVAIRTSLILGFIGGGGIGQRLFNDFQTFQYPSVSLDVLVIMVMVIIVDLFGGYVRNKVI; this is encoded by the coding sequence GTGTGGTTTAAAAAACGCAACATTTTAACATGTATTCTTCTTATAGTATTCATTTATATTAGCATGAGGCTGACAGAATTTGATGTATCCAAATTCAAGGATTTTCGCAACATGATCGATTTCCTGTCGCAATGGTTTCCACCGAACTTTTCAAACCTATCAGGTATCATAAAGGATACGCTGCAAACATTGGCCATGGCATTTCTCGGCAGTCTGCTCGGGCTGCTGATTGCCTTGCCATTAAGTTTCCTAGCCGCTAGGAACACAGTACCCTCACGATTTATTTATCATTTTGGGCGGGTATCCTTAAGCTTTATTCGATCTGTACCAGAAATTGTTTTTGGATTAATCCTGTTGACAGCGCTTGGACTTGGGCCTTTCCCAGCTGTCATCGCAATCATGCTTCATAACATCGGTGTACTGGGCAAACTAATTTCGGAATTAATCGAAGCAGCTGATCCAGGCCCCCAAGAGGCTATGAAAGCAGTCGGGGCTAAGGGTTGGATTGTCTCCCTATTCAGCATACTTCCACAGATTTGGCCTAATGTATTATCCCATTACTTCTATCGGTTTGAAGTTGCGATTCGAACATCACTCATTCTAGGGTTTATTGGTGGTGGCGGGATTGGTCAGCGGTTATTTAACGATTTTCAGACCTTCCAATATCCATCTGTTTCGCTAGATGTACTGGTGATTATGGTAATGGTCATTATCGTTGACCTTTTTGGCGGTTATGTTAGAAACAAGGTCATTTGA
- the phnD gene encoding phosphate/phosphite/phosphonate ABC transporter substrate-binding protein translates to MKKWLMAAFIFSIGLILTACGGGGNEQSGQEESGEEQSGETFTIGVIPAQTEGSMDNAMNKLQSILNEKLNREVKVEVYPDYNGVVEAMNYDKIDMSYLGPLTYVIAHQKSGAKAIITQLIDGEPFYHSYIITHSDHPWNSLDEMLQKPEEVAFAFGDPNSTSGTLVPSIELEERGVYQSTENHKFKSVRYTGSHDASALAVQNKQVDAAAIDSAIFNQLVESGKIDEEQLRVIWKSDKIFQYPWAVHKDTDQETINKLQEAFLGIEDQEILDAFGATGFIKASNEDYENIKQAALKQGIIKD, encoded by the coding sequence ATGAAAAAGTGGTTGATGGCAGCTTTCATATTTAGTATCGGATTGATTTTAACAGCATGTGGTGGTGGAGGCAATGAACAGTCCGGCCAGGAGGAATCCGGAGAAGAGCAATCTGGGGAAACATTTACAATCGGTGTCATCCCGGCTCAGACTGAAGGATCAATGGATAATGCGATGAATAAGCTCCAATCCATTCTTAATGAAAAATTGAATCGTGAAGTTAAGGTGGAAGTCTACCCGGACTATAACGGTGTGGTGGAAGCTATGAACTACGATAAGATCGATATGTCTTATTTAGGGCCATTAACGTATGTCATCGCCCATCAAAAAAGCGGCGCGAAAGCAATCATTACTCAATTAATTGACGGAGAACCTTTTTACCATTCATACATTATTACCCATAGTGATCACCCATGGAACTCCTTAGACGAGATGCTGCAAAAGCCTGAAGAAGTTGCCTTTGCGTTTGGTGATCCGAATTCAACTTCCGGTACCTTAGTCCCTTCCATCGAACTAGAGGAGCGCGGGGTTTATCAATCCACAGAAAACCATAAATTTAAATCTGTTCGCTACACAGGCTCACATGACGCATCTGCTTTAGCCGTCCAAAATAAACAAGTCGATGCTGCAGCTATTGACAGTGCTATTTTTAATCAGCTAGTCGAATCAGGAAAGATTGATGAAGAACAACTTAGAGTGATATGGAAATCAGATAAGATCTTTCAATACCCATGGGCCGTGCACAAAGATACAGATCAAGAGACAATTAACAAGCTGCAGGAAGCCTTCCTCGGTATAGAGGACCAAGAAATTCTAGATGCATTTGGAGCCACTGGGTTCATTAAAGCAAGCAATGAGGATTATGAAAATATTAAGCAAGCAGCCCTTAAACAAGGAATTATTAAAGATTAG
- a CDS encoding glycosyltransferase, with product MKVLLASPNFHQPRGNTVTVQRIANSLEKLDVDTEIISTTEKQWTTLPEADIVHGFHAYHFYKFIQKLDEKPDPYMVTITGTDLNHDLFDKQKREDVFASLKGAKAIHVFDDKAKEVISNELSEVEDKIFTIAQGNSNFPKENPPVKKEENTFLFVLPAGIRKIKNVPEAIKMMSKMHDKFPRVRLWLVGPIIEEQEGQAVEELVRQHDWIEYLGQVPHLNMGAIYQSADAVLNTSHDEGQSSAIIEAMGFGIPVLVSNNPGNRSIVTHQKNGFVYKSPNEFLDYGEQIINNNEIKQKIGQQAKQHIADYHSSTYEADNFLKIYKSILN from the coding sequence ATGAAAGTTTTATTGGCTTCGCCTAATTTCCATCAACCACGAGGAAACACTGTAACTGTCCAACGTATAGCGAACAGCCTTGAGAAACTAGATGTGGATACAGAGATTATTTCGACCACCGAGAAGCAGTGGACAACTCTTCCTGAAGCAGATATTGTTCATGGCTTTCATGCTTATCATTTTTATAAATTTATACAAAAATTAGACGAGAAGCCAGATCCGTATATGGTAACGATCACAGGTACGGATCTCAATCATGACTTGTTTGATAAACAAAAGCGGGAAGATGTTTTCGCATCATTAAAAGGGGCTAAAGCCATTCACGTTTTTGACGACAAAGCGAAAGAGGTTATCTCTAACGAATTGTCAGAAGTTGAAGATAAAATTTTTACGATTGCACAAGGGAACAGTAATTTTCCAAAAGAAAATCCACCTGTTAAAAAAGAAGAAAATACGTTCCTGTTTGTTTTACCAGCTGGGATCAGGAAAATAAAAAATGTTCCTGAAGCTATTAAGATGATGAGCAAAATGCATGATAAGTTCCCGCGGGTACGCCTTTGGTTAGTTGGACCAATAATTGAAGAACAAGAAGGGCAAGCTGTAGAAGAACTCGTTCGCCAACATGATTGGATCGAGTACCTAGGTCAAGTACCTCACCTAAATATGGGAGCGATTTACCAATCCGCTGATGCTGTATTAAACACATCTCATGATGAGGGGCAGTCTTCCGCTATTATCGAAGCAATGGGGTTTGGTATACCCGTGTTGGTATCGAATAATCCAGGCAATCGAAGCATTGTTACACATCAAAAGAACGGTTTTGTTTATAAAAGTCCAAACGAATTTCTTGATTATGGTGAACAAATCATTAATAATAACGAGATAAAACAAAAGATTGGACAGCAGGCTAAACAACACATTGCCGATTACCATTCGAGCACCTATGAAGCAGATAATTTTCTTAAGATCTACAAAAGTATCCTGAACTAG
- the selD gene encoding selenide, water dikinase SelD — protein sequence MSGNENIKLTALSSKGGUGCKIGPEDLTQVLRHLPKSVADPNLLVGLDTSDDAGVYKINDETALVQTLDYFTPIVDDPYMFGQIGAANALSDVYAMGGKPITVMNIVGFPINTLDKSVLADILAGASDKVNESGAVLVGGHSIDDEEPKFGLSVTGTIHPERIRANAGAKPGDRLILTKPIGVGILTTAIKKDLLNKEELDEVMNVMAELNKKAAEAMENYTVNACTDVTGFGLLGHTLEIAKGSQIGITVSNKDVPVLSKTRELAEQNIIPGGTRKNHKWLAESIDYDNNISEIEQLILCDAVTSGGLLISVAEAEADALQQELANSGVQSSIIGEVTSWNEGRIHVI from the coding sequence ATGTCTGGAAATGAAAACATAAAGTTAACTGCCCTATCTAGTAAAGGTGGTTGAGGCTGCAAAATTGGTCCTGAAGACCTGACGCAAGTTTTGCGTCATTTACCGAAATCTGTAGCTGACCCGAATTTACTTGTAGGATTGGATACATCCGATGATGCAGGTGTTTATAAGATAAATGATGAAACAGCACTAGTCCAAACACTGGATTATTTCACTCCAATCGTAGACGATCCTTATATGTTCGGCCAAATTGGAGCGGCTAATGCCTTAAGTGATGTGTACGCAATGGGCGGCAAGCCGATCACGGTCATGAATATTGTTGGATTTCCTATTAATACACTAGATAAAAGTGTTTTAGCTGATATCCTGGCTGGTGCATCTGACAAAGTCAATGAGTCAGGCGCTGTATTAGTCGGAGGACATTCCATCGACGACGAAGAGCCCAAGTTTGGCCTGTCTGTCACCGGAACTATTCATCCGGAACGCATCCGAGCCAACGCAGGAGCAAAGCCAGGAGACCGTCTTATTTTAACCAAACCGATTGGTGTGGGAATTCTAACAACAGCTATTAAGAAAGATTTGCTCAATAAAGAAGAACTTGATGAGGTCATGAATGTTATGGCTGAATTAAACAAAAAAGCCGCCGAAGCTATGGAAAACTACACGGTAAATGCATGTACTGACGTTACTGGCTTTGGACTGCTTGGTCATACGCTTGAGATCGCTAAGGGGAGTCAGATTGGTATAACCGTATCAAATAAAGATGTTCCTGTTCTGTCTAAGACAAGAGAGCTGGCTGAACAAAATATCATCCCTGGCGGTACACGTAAGAATCATAAATGGCTTGCTGAAAGTATTGACTACGATAATAATATCAGTGAGATCGAACAGCTTATCCTTTGTGATGCCGTGACATCAGGCGGACTCCTCATTTCAGTAGCTGAAGCTGAAGCCGATGCATTGCAACAAGAGCTAGCGAATAGCGGTGTACAATCTTCTATTATTGGTGAAGTGACTAGTTGGAACGAAGGACGAATCCATGTCATTTAA